GCTGCTTGTGCTACACTCTCTAAATCCTAAATAAGTTctccataccaaaaaaaaaaaaaaaaaaaaaaaaaaaaaaaaaaaaaagcggggaggggagaggatggggagttgggggctGTAAAATGAAAACCTCCAGGGTATGCCTGAGTCCTAAAGTTTCAATCCACCTGGGAAAAGCCCTGAGGCTTACCTGCTGATAAACTGTGTCAAACAAACTCAGGCCCTCCTGAGGTCCGCACAACATTTGCCCCAAGAGCCCCCGAGCCTCCATCCTGTGTCTAGCCAAATTCCTGGAGGACTTTTAAAGCAAATACCTAGACTCTTTGCCCAGAtacactattttaattttttaaaacttggtcAATAGAGTTATATTCAAAATGGGCTCTTACACAGGGATGTCAATTGCgttttgaaagtattttgtaaATCCCATCACTTTTTCAAAGCTACACACCCAACTATACAGAACTGAAGCAGGTGCAAAGGAAGGTCAAAGCAAATTTCGACCTAACTCTCGGGGGAactggcggggcgggggggggcaaaggtgtgttttcattattataaccCATGCAACCAACCCCGGGTAGTGCTAAGCGCAGGAAAAGGGTCGGCTTCAGGGGAAAGCCATGCCTGAAGCTACCTAACAATACAAACCGGATACAACGCAGAGGAAACAGAATACCCCAGATAAGCAATTTCCATGTCAAACATCATCTGCGCGGCTGCTCCATCTGCGAACGTGCGTGGTCGCCTGGCTCCCTGCTCCGTGGCGGCAGACTCCTCATACCTTCACACGGCGCACACCGGCCGGCTCGTCCAGCTCCCTGCCAGTGGCCGAGGCTCTTCCCCCTCGCCCAGTCTGGAGCTGGAAGTGATTCCTATTGGCCAAGGTGTCCATGTAAATAGGTGTGAAAGAAACCAGAGCTGGTCGGGCTCTCCCCTCTCGCTCACTGCCCTCCCTCTGCAGCCCCcgctccccctcctcttcctcctcctcccaaggcGATTGTCATATGATAGCTAAGAAGTGGCACATTAATGAAGCGCCGCTACAGGGGTCTTTTCTGCTCCTGTCACCGCTTAAAACTATCAGATGGTTCGAGAGAGGACATGGAGGCATCCACCTAGCTCAGCAGAGACACGGAGCCCACAGCAGCGCCCTCCGGAGCCCTAGGCCGTCGCTGCCATCATCCGTGCCACGCCGGGACCCGGCAGCCGAGCTGGGCCGCCCGCAGGACGCGCCAGGAGCGTTGCGGACAAGGCGGCGCGAGACGCTGCGGGGCTGAACTCAAGAGCCCAGCTTTGCGCGGAGTCCAACCGGACCCGGACGCTGCGCGCGGGGTGCACGCTGAGGCAGAAGCGGCGCGCAGCGGCGCCATCCTGGATGCGGACACGCAACTTGGAGCAACTTTAAGGTGAGCAGTTGTTACTTCCCTGTCCCCAGTTCTTGCCCCAGGCCCGACTTTCTTCCCGGCTATCCTCGCGCGGTTGGCCGGCTTCCCCTCCCGCGCCCCCTGGCTGGGTCCCATTCAGCCCGCAAAGTTGCAGGCGAAAGAGCGCGGTCGCCGGCTGATCCAGAGCCGCAGCCCCCACCCGCCACCCCCTCAAAGTCCGTTACTTGGCTTGGCTGACCTCCTGGTGTCTCTGTGCATCCACGCTACCTTCCCTTATTACGGCCCCCTTCCTAGATCCGAGCAGTCCGCCGACCTGCGCGGACCCAAATCAAGAAGAGGGCGAGGAAGAAGATGCCTCGGCCGGGCCGCAACACGTACAGCGACCAGAAGCCGCCCTACTCATACATCTCGCTGACCGCTATGGCCATCCAGAGCTCGCCCGAGAAGATGCTGCCGCTGAGCGAGATCTACAAGTTCATCATGGACCGCTTCCCTTACTACAGGGAGAACACGCAGCGCTGGCAGAACAGCCTGCGCCACAACCTCTCCTTCAACGACTGCTTCATCAAGATCCCACGGCGGCCCGACCAGCCAGGCAAGGGCAGCTTCTGGGCGCTGCACCCCAGCTGCGGGGACATGTTCGAGAACGGCAGCTTCCTGCGGCGCCGCAAGCGCTTCAAGGTGCTTAAGTCCGACCACTTGGCGCCCAGCAAGCCAGCCGACGCGGCGCAGTACCTGCAGCAGCAGGCCAAGCTGCGGCTGAGTGCGCTGGCGGCCTCGGGCACACACCTGCCACAGATGCCCGCCGCTGCCTACAACTTGGGTGGCGTGGCGCAGCCCTCGGGCTTCAAGCACCCCTTCGCCATCGAGAACATCATTGCGCGGGAATACAAGATGCCTGGGGGGCTGGCCTTCTCCGCCATGCAGCCGGTGCCCGCTGCCTATCCGCTCCCCAACCAGTTGACTACCATGGGCAGCTCTCTGGGCACCGGATGGCCACACGTGTATGGCTCCGCGGGCATGATCGACTCGGCCACCCCGATCTCCATGGCGAGTGGCGACTACAGCGCCTACGGCGTGCCACTGAAGCCACTGTGTCACGCAGCGGGCCAGACGCTGCCCGCCATCCCTGTGCCCATTAAGCCCACGCCGGCCGCCGTGCCCGCGCTGCCTGCGCTGCCCGCGCCCATCCCCACCTTGCTCTCGAACTCGCCGCCCTCGCTCAGCCCCACTTCCTCTCAAACAGCCACCAGCCAAAGCAGCCCCGCCACCCCCAGCGAAACGCTCACTAGTCCGGCCTCCGCCTTGCACTCGGTGGCAGTGCACTGACCCGCAGGAGCCGGcgctccctctccttctcctccccaccacctcACTCGCCTTCCCAGACTCCCAGTCCTGCCCGCCCCAACCGGGGACCGCCACCCTAACTTGTCCATTTCACCTTCGGCCAACCCGCCTTGCCTCAAGAGAACTTTGTTTTGGACCCAGGAGACAAAACACACACTAGCAGATGGGCTGGGAGGCGCGTGGGAGTTGTCCTCGCCCCCACGACAGGCAAGGCCGGGGCCACCAGAGCCGAGCCATCCCCTCCCTGGGGCCCCGAACCCCCCTCCCATTTGACCGGCGGGGGAAATCCTGCCACCCGCTCTTCGCCGAGAAAAGCAGAAAAGCGCGTCTTCCCTTTTCCACCCAGATCAGCGGAGCTCTGAACTCTGCGCAGTTTCAAGACTAGAGAAACTGCCTCAAAGGTTTCCTGGAACAGATTCCCcaaccccctccccgccccccgcgaGGGCTGCAACCGCGCAGGGGAGGGCCGGATCTCTTTACGTCTTGGAAATCTGCAGCAAAAAGGAGCCACTAATCTTCCTACCCTACTCGCCTCCGCCCATCCGGCAGGGGCTGGGCAGACCACTGCTTCCCGGGGTTGCGGCCCTGCCTGCCGGGCTTCTGCggagattttgttgttgttggggtttTTGTTTCCTTCCAGAGGCTCCAGGCGCTGGGAGTTCAGAAAGAGGCTGCCGAGCTGAAAAGGCGACTCTCGTCCTcacacaagcaaaacaaaactaaaagtaaCCCTGTATTGTTTACAAAGCGCCCGGGAATATGTAAACGGTGAACTTGAATCTGTCTTGCTAGGCAGACAAACGGGCGAAGCCCACATTATAAGTACCTGTTGTAATGTGAATGTTCACCCTTTATTTCTGCCCAGGTttaggggagggaagggggaatggGAAAGTTAATTGGGATGTTAACTTTCCAATTACTTAGAGACCTTTTTAGCTATTTATTGTATTGTTGGGGTGGGTGggtaaggaaagaaaatgaaataagccCAAACCAAGAAAGCATCAAGGGCAACCCGGGAAGAACTTAGATAAGCTGACTGGTAATGAAGGGATGTCACCGGATCGCTCTCCCACGGACACGTCTTTCTGTTTGCTACCAGAACTTTTCCAAGAAGCTAAAGGGCTGCAAAGAGATGTAAATACTTGTGAATAGGAATGGTTATACACTGTGTAAAATGCACTTTTGTTTGCTGTATTTCTTTAGAGTCTTAGGTAATTGGCTGGAAAACGAACTGTTGTTCTGATGTGACCTGcttaagttaagaaaaaaaagttgtagtGTCATCAGAGCTGTAAAATTTTTACCTTTCATTTTCCCTCCCTGTACAGAATTAGCATggcattttaaatattgatgttCTTGTTCTCAGCATGCCTGTTTTAaaacaaaggatttaaaaaaaaaaaaaaaaggtgtctacATTAAATTATGACCTAgtccaaataatattttctcattaaaatatataaacaaattttagttttgtgtgtttttgatgAGTTGCTACATACCATAATTGTACAAAAGCTGGATGCATTGCCTCCCTAAGCATGCTTTCTGCAATACACTGAGTAATATGCCTTTTTCACATCATGTTGTGAAAACAGTCAAACCTCTTCTTACGCACCTGCAGACTGTGGGAGATATGATTTAGACAGAATTTTGGAGGTATCTGTGTATAGGGAAAACGGAACAgactatttctactaaaaatcaagTGCACAGGTGCAGCGGTGAAAGAAAACTCTTTTTGAAACAATAAGtactttgtatgtatttttgtctatattaaaatatacattttatgaaatacaGCACTTCTGTAAATATAAGGCTCATGTACAAATCAGgtaaaaaaaatatggagacttaaaaagtaaaaacagactgGCTTACTCAGTGCTTATATTCTGATGCATCTTATTTAGCGTTGAGTATTCAGTTCCTGGCTCCTTTACTGCagctgttaaaattttttaaatagaaattaccTCAAGGTTCACCTTCGTGTCAAGAAATCTGTTCACTTTGAACAGATTTCTTTCACTCCTTCCTCAGAAAATAATGCTTGATACACTTATATTAAAGACGTAAATGAAGTTACTTCAAATGCCTAACTTtaagtatttgcttttcttcatatttttgcaGAGAATTAAAATTTGCCAAGAATTTATGGCTCAAGGCTAACTGACATTTTATTGAAAGGGTGACAATATTTCCAGAGTGAGATGTGTATTCAACTAATGAAGTTACAAGACAAAGAGAAACTTAAATGGTGATTAACACTTCACTGTGTAAAATGATTAAACAAGAGACCCTTgtgcaacacagagaaactcacTTAGAAACCGCGATCACTATACTTCATAGGAGGATCCTTAGTACCTGTGACCATTATATATTTAGAGGACTACCTGGAAAACAACTTAGGATTAATGCAAAGGGTAATTAATCCTGTtctgaccattttttaaaaagaaggatcccacacacagccaaaaaaaaaaaaaaaggtggaaaataaatgaatcattgGACTGATTAAAATGCATGAAGCTACTAAAGCTCGTCAGACAGGGGACAACTAAACTCATTCATCAAGCCCAATTCACAATTATATCAACAAGATCAGCTAAAGAAAGCCTGGAAAACTTAACCACCCTGAGCTAGGAAACTCTTAAAACTTTGTTCTCAACAAGAaatcatatgcattttttttaaaaaaaattaaacacattttcacAGCTTCctgcaaaagaaaattaaggcCATCTCTGGAATATGCTAATCTCATTGAATTTAGTAACATGAATTCCAGCTGGGGATGAAGGAAGTATACAGGGCTAACATGGGCCTCAAACATTTTCTAAATCATCAGGTTAGTTAAATGTTCCTCTTATAATAGACACCAGGATTCAAGATGAGtgatgtgcacatacacacatttaagACCTAGAGGTAAATAAGATACAGATCCTATTTCTGATTTTTAGCAAAGGAGAGATTTCAACTCAGTATTTGAAAATGCTCTTTTCAGCTGGTAAGTTCGTCATGGTGTATTGCAAAGAATGAAATAACTTGGGCATTGTGAGCCCTCCTTTCACAAACGCAGGCATCTTTTCTCAGACAAAGTTGAAtgagtaaagtaaaaaaaatccattgatgATATTTTGACCTTGATCAGAAATCCAAAGGCAGTCCAAACACACATGCTTCCAACCCTACTTCATCCTCGCCTCACGCCCCAGCTTTGAGACTTATGCCCTGTTTAGCTGAAGTGCCCCACAAATAAGGACGTTTATAACTATACCTTCAATGGCTCTCTTTGTCATGTTAAATCTTTTCACCTGGCTCAAGTCCAAAGTCAATacacacagttttaaaataaaactggaagagACAACACCGTGGAGTGGGAAGGTGTCTATGTGGGACTTGTCCTGAGAACTGACATAGgtgatattattttctattttgtaaattgAAGCGGTATTATTTCTCGGATTTAGGGTTTTGTGTTTGGAAACCTGGCTATTCcgttatttttgtgtttttacatgATTCTGCATTCaactgagttttttttgttgttgttgtttgtttgtttgtttgtttgttttgagacggagtttcgctcttgttacccaggctggagtgcaatggcgcgatctcggctcaccgcaacctccacctcctgggttcaagcaattctcctgcctcagcctcctgagtagctgggattacaggcacgcgccaccatgcccagctaattttttgtatttttagtagacacggggtttcaccacgttgaccaggatggtctcgatctctcgacctcgtgatccacccgcctcggcctcccaaagtgctgggattacaggcttgagccaccgcgcccggcctcaactgAGTTTTTAAACAGGATTCTCTGTGATTTGAGGAAGCGCTTACACAACGAATGAATTTCATGCACTTTCTCAAGAGAGAAGCTTCAGAAGTTCTCACTGTTTCTACTACCTGATTTGGGGGTTTTGAAAAGCCTGAGGAGTCGTGCTAGAAAATGATCATCAAAATGATTTCAACATTTTAGCAGTGAGATTAATTCCTTTAAAGGGATGAGACCATTGAGGGTCTTGGAAGCATAAATATGGCCAGGTGCTCAAGACGGATGAGGTGGGaagcaggagggaggaagagtcCAAGCCGATGCTGCAGACAGTAAGATTTACATTCGTTTATGCAAGATTGGGGACACTGGAGGGCTGCAGAGTGTCGGGGTGAGGAAAGGGTTTAtacttttacaaatgaaaatgccCTTTGTAAAAGGTATTCagctaagaaacagaaaggatcAGGATCTATTCTTAAATTCTtaatataaatgtcaattaattttttttctcctaaaagcCACATATGCACAGAGAcagccaaacaaaaacaaaacaaaaacaacccaaccCACTGGCTGTGAAGCCTCAAAGGGGATGCATTTGTTTCGTTTAAACTAACAACAAATTATCTAATTAATATGTTTCAATTACAGCATGAAAGGCACAGCCCCTGGACCGCCCGCCGTGGAGGCACAATAGCCCCAGAGCCCACTCTAGGAATTTACAATAACTTCacatctgtttctttattttccactttttgaGTCTAAAACTCCTCTCAAGATTACTTCAAACCACGGCCTCAGTTATGAAATATGTCCCCGTGTTAAGGGGGATGAGACTTTGCCCACGGATGCTTCATTTGCAAGCAAAAAAACTGAAAGCCCATTGAAGAgcattaaacaaatatattagAATTCTGTCACTTTATGCAATTGAGTAGATCAAATGAAGGGTCCCGGCCACTTCATTCACTCTCATTCACTCGaatagaaaatgcaaagaatAGCAATCCGAGACTGGGCCACCGATGTAGATTTAGCTCCTTTTTACTGGGAGACAAAAAGGCTGAATTTTCACAAACACATTGCTGACTCGGGGACTAGGAAACCGGCACTGGAACCCCTTtggaatttaaattcattttatcttCCTCTCTCTTTAGGGGAATCTGTTTGCACTACAGTGCAAGATGCAGCCGGCATCCTCTGGCTTCTgaaaaaatgggggaggggaagaaagtgaGTGGGGGCAGGCCATGTGGGACTTGGGAGTCTCAAGGAACTCTTGGCGATCAACAGTCAGGTCTGAGATAATAAGTTTACTTTAAACAAACCTTTACCTATGTCAGTATAAACATCATTATATCATGCACATCTCCAAGTCTACCTCCTTGCTCTGTCTGGAGCACATAAACCGCTTGTTTTCAAAAACCAGAATCACATCCGGGTCATCAAGTTTTCTTCTTTCAACTAACATATCTGGTCTTTGGTGTCACCACAGGCTTGACAGCTGAGCTTGCAGCCTCattgctcccctcccctcccctcccctccgctctcctctcctctttctcttctctctctcttgcacacacacacacacacacacacacacacacacacacacaccgcactTCCTGCTAGTTACCCTATCTGAGCACCGTGATAGTTAAACAGGTTATGTTAAAACCAGGAGAGGGGATACTCTTTGGTTAGTATTTCCAAGTCAGAATCctcttacattttcatttttcatcctcaaaggaaaataagccaCGTTTATCAGGGTAATTGAGGTAATCTTGTGGGGATacttttatcttttgtctttgatgattgatgtttttgttttggtgaaCTTTGTTGA
The sequence above is a segment of the Saimiri boliviensis isolate mSaiBol1 chromosome 2, mSaiBol1.pri, whole genome shotgun sequence genome. Coding sequences within it:
- the FOXB1 gene encoding forkhead box protein B1 gives rise to the protein MPRPGRNTYSDQKPPYSYISLTAMAIQSSPEKMLPLSEIYKFIMDRFPYYRENTQRWQNSLRHNLSFNDCFIKIPRRPDQPGKGSFWALHPSCGDMFENGSFLRRRKRFKVLKSDHLAPSKPADAAQYLQQQAKLRLSALAASGTHLPQMPAAAYNLGGVAQPSGFKHPFAIENIIAREYKMPGGLAFSAMQPVPAAYPLPNQLTTMGSSLGTGWPHVYGSAGMIDSATPISMASGDYSAYGVPLKPLCHAAGQTLPAIPVPIKPTPAAVPALPALPAPIPTLLSNSPPSLSPTSSQTATSQSSPATPSETLTSPASALHSVAVH